The nucleotide window TGAGGTGACTGCCTAGGTGTTGAGCAATGTGGCGAGAGTTTTGTTTCTCGCCACATTTAGATGAGCGTCGACCGTATATCAGAAAGCTACACGCGTATATGCATTAGCTATACGGTCGGTATAGAATCGATTCCGACGCCGCCTTCATGGCTTCACACCTAAAACGTTAGATCTCACGTTAAGCAGCATGGCCCAAGTCTCTCCGGGCCACTCAAGGAGTCAAAAAAATGAAAAGCAAATACATGCTGATGTGCTAATGCCATAAGGAGGCTCCGGCTCCAACATCACCTACCCAGATGGGAAACAGAACAATGTCCACCACAGCTGAAAGCGTTGAAAAATCCAAACCCGTTCCAATCAACATGAGAGCGGACGAAAAGAAACGTAACCTGATCGATCTGGCAGCTGCCATGTCCGGTCGTGATCGCACAAGCTTTATCCTGGAAGCAGCGTGTCAAAAAGCTGAAGAAGTGATTCTGGATAAACGATTGTTCCTTCTCGACGACGTTGCATTTGACGCATT belongs to Pseudomonas sp. B21-015 and includes:
- a CDS encoding DUF1778 domain-containing protein, producing the protein MSTTAESVEKSKPVPINMRADEKKRNLIDLAAAMSGRDRTSFILEAACQKAEEVILDKRLFLLDDVAFDAFEQAIEANPARGNECLHQLLARPKRWS